Part of the Pyrobaculum calidifontis JCM 11548 genome, TTTTCACTTCCTCAAAGAGCATGCCGCGGAAGAGGGTCTCTTCCACCAGCGGTGCAAGGATAAGGGCTTGCGCTCCGACTGCAACAGTCCCGAGGGGACATGTGGCAGCTCTTGCGAAGAACTCGGCTTGTGCCCTCTGTAGCCGCTGGAATTCGGCCCCTATCGGCGGTATTGCGGCGATTAGTCCCGCGGCTATGAGGGCTAAGAAGTAAGCGGCGAAAGCAAGCGGGAAAGCTCTGCTTAACCTCCATTGGGTGAGTAGTCCAGCGGGAAGGAACGCGGCGTAGATCACTGCGCCTATGTAGAGGCCTAGGCAGATCGGCGGCTTGGCAAAGTACATGGCGAAGACGGCCGCCGTGAAGGCCAGCGGGATTGCCCACCGCAGTCGTAATACTTGGCTAACTCTTGCATCGTTTTTTAAGGTGGACACTAGTGGCATGTGTACCAGGGCATTTTAAACGATTATAGAGTGCGCGTGGTGTTTAAAAAGGACGTCGCTCTGCCCCTCCTCGGCGTCTCCTACAAGGCTAACACAGAGGCAGACCTGCCCCTCTACCTGGCCCTCAGCTTGGAGGAGGTGGGCGCGGTGGAGATCGACGAGGGGAGCCTAA contains:
- a CDS encoding CPBP family intramembrane glutamic endopeptidase, whose protein sequence is MPLVSTLKNDARVSQVLRLRWAIPLAFTAAVFAMYFAKPPICLGLYIGAVIYAAFLPAGLLTQWRLSRAFPLAFAAYFLALIAAGLIAAIPPIGAEFQRLQRAQAEFFARAATCPLGTVAVGAQALILAPLVEETLFRGMLFEEVKRKVGTVAAYLVSSALFAVLHSPGLGALPIFVISLALAYAYHKHGLISSVLIHFTQNFIAFAMAHGGV